The following proteins come from a genomic window of Pseudomonas cichorii:
- the dtd gene encoding D-aminoacyl-tRNA deacylase, which translates to MKGLLQRVRSARVEVAGEVVGAVDQGLLVLVGVEPQDTQASADKLLHKLLNYRVFSDDDGKMNLSLRDVGGGLLLVSQFTLAADTKSGMRAGFSKAAPPALGAQLFDYLLSQARIAHPVVAAGQFGADMQVHLVNDGPVTFLFDT; encoded by the coding sequence ATGAAAGGCTTGTTACAGCGCGTGCGAAGTGCGCGTGTGGAAGTGGCTGGAGAAGTTGTCGGTGCTGTGGATCAGGGGCTTCTGGTTCTTGTGGGGGTAGAGCCTCAAGACACACAGGCCAGTGCCGATAAGTTGCTGCATAAGCTGCTCAACTATCGGGTGTTCAGCGATGACGACGGCAAAATGAATCTGTCATTGCGTGATGTCGGGGGTGGTCTGCTGCTGGTTTCGCAGTTCACGCTGGCGGCGGATACCAAGAGCGGCATGCGCGCGGGCTTTTCAAAAGCAGCGCCTCCGGCCTTGGGTGCGCAGTTGTTCGACTATTTATTGTCACAGGCCAGGATCGCGCACCCGGTCGTTGCAGCGGGCCAATTTGGTGCGGACATGCAGGTTCATCTCGTGAATGATGGCCCTGTGACATTTTTGTTTGATACCTGA
- the pip gene encoding prolyl aminopeptidase produces the protein MQTLYPQIKPYARHDLAVEQPHVLYVDESGSPEGLPVVFIHGGPGAGCDAQSRRYFDPNLYRIVTFDQRGCGRSTPHASLENNTTWHLVEDLERIREHLGIEKWVLFGGSWGSTLSLAYAQTHPDRVHALILRGIFLCRAQEIEWFYQSGASRLFPDYWQDYVAPIPLDERDNLLAAFHKRLTGADQIAQMHAAKAWSTWEGRTATLRPNPQVVDRFAEPQRALSIARIESHYFINNAFLEENQLIRDMPRIAHLPGIIVHGRYDVICPLDNAWELHQAWPNSELQVIREAGHAASEPGITDALVRAASQVARRLLDLPPEEA, from the coding sequence ATGCAGACTTTGTACCCGCAGATCAAACCCTACGCCCGGCACGATCTGGCTGTGGAACAGCCGCATGTGCTCTATGTCGATGAAAGCGGGTCGCCCGAAGGGTTGCCTGTGGTGTTCATCCATGGCGGGCCGGGTGCGGGATGCGATGCGCAAAGTCGCCGTTATTTCGATCCCAATCTCTACCGCATCGTCACGTTCGATCAGCGCGGCTGCGGCCGTTCGACCCCTCACGCGAGTCTTGAAAACAACACCACCTGGCATCTGGTAGAAGACCTGGAGCGTATTCGCGAACATCTGGGGATCGAAAAGTGGGTGCTGTTTGGCGGCTCCTGGGGCTCGACCCTGTCGCTGGCTTACGCCCAGACCCATCCCGATCGCGTGCATGCCCTGATCCTGCGCGGTATTTTTCTGTGCCGTGCCCAGGAAATCGAATGGTTCTATCAGTCTGGCGCGAGCCGCCTGTTCCCCGATTACTGGCAGGACTACGTGGCGCCGATCCCGCTGGATGAGCGCGACAACCTGCTGGCAGCCTTTCACAAGCGCCTGACCGGTGCCGACCAGATCGCCCAGATGCATGCCGCCAAGGCATGGTCCACCTGGGAAGGCCGTACCGCGACCCTGCGTCCGAACCCGCAGGTTGTCGACCGTTTTGCCGAGCCTCAGCGCGCCTTGTCCATTGCACGCATCGAATCTCATTACTTCATCAATAATGCCTTCCTGGAAGAGAACCAGCTGATTCGCGACATGCCCAGGATCGCGCATCTGCCTGGCATCATCGTGCATGGCCGCTACGATGTAATCTGCCCGCTGGATAATGCCTGGGAACTGCATCAGGCATGGCCAAACAGTGAGTTGCAGGTTATTCGCGAAGCCGGGCATGCCGCTTCCGAACCCGGTATCACTGATGCGCTGGTCCGTGCGGCGTCGCAGGTCGCCCGTCGCCTGCTTGATCTGCCACCTGAAGAAGCGTAA
- a CDS encoding glycogen/starch/alpha-glucan phosphorylase translates to MSQEPLVRDADVAAFRAAVLAKLTYAVGKDPDHAFEHDWFEAVALAARDHMVEHWMDHTRQIYRKVQKRVYYLSLEFLIGRLLYDSLSNLGLLEIAREAMTELGVDIERIRLLEPDAALGNGGLGRLAACFMESMSTLGIAGHGYGIRYEHGLFRQAIVDGWQQEQTEHWLDFGNPWEFERPEVVYSIGFSGSVDTMLNEAGEPRQVWRPAETVRAIAYDTPVVGWRGKSVNTLRLWRARALDDLHLERFNAGDHFGAVAEVVRAESISRVLYPNDATEAGQELRLRQEYFFVSASLQDLLRRHLNMHATLMDLPEHAAIQMNDTHPSIAVAELMRQLIDTHGIAWDAAWKITVGTLSYTNHTLLPEALETWSVGLMERMLPRHMQIIYLINAQHIDTLRAKGVHDFDILRAVSLIEEDNGRRVRMGNLAFLGSHSINGVSALHTQLMRKTVFAELHKIYPERINNKTNGITFRRWLYQANPKLTEMLVEALGEDVLDSAETRLIELEPFAEKSSFRKQMADQRLHSKRALAAIIHERLGIVVNPAAMFDVQVKRIHEYKRQLLNLFHTVALYQAIRAEPGTDWVPRVKIFAGKAAASYHSAKLIIKLANDIARTVNNDPTVRGLLKVVFMPNYNVSLAESIIPAADLSEQISTAGLEASGTSNMKFGLNGALTIGTLDGANVEMSEQIGLEHMFIFGMTSQEVDARKQAGDFSAYADVAASGRLNDVLQAIRGGVFSPDDPNRYAGLIDQLLAYDRFLVCADFDSYWAAQAKVEERWHDSKQWWRSAVLNTARMGWFSSDRTIREYAGEIWKALE, encoded by the coding sequence ATGTCTCAGGAACCACTTGTTCGTGACGCAGATGTGGCCGCTTTCCGCGCCGCTGTTCTTGCCAAACTCACCTATGCAGTGGGCAAGGACCCTGACCATGCGTTTGAGCATGACTGGTTTGAAGCTGTAGCTCTGGCTGCCCGTGACCACATGGTCGAGCACTGGATGGACCACACGCGACAGATTTATCGCAAGGTCCAGAAACGCGTCTATTACCTGTCCCTCGAATTTCTGATCGGGCGGCTTCTGTACGACAGCCTGAGCAACCTCGGCCTGCTGGAAATCGCCCGCGAAGCGATGACCGAGCTAGGCGTGGACATCGAGCGTATCCGCTTGCTGGAGCCGGACGCGGCACTGGGCAATGGTGGCCTGGGCCGTCTGGCGGCCTGCTTCATGGAAAGCATGTCGACGCTGGGCATTGCCGGTCACGGTTATGGCATTCGTTACGAGCACGGCCTGTTTCGTCAGGCGATAGTCGACGGCTGGCAACAGGAGCAGACAGAGCACTGGCTGGACTTCGGCAACCCGTGGGAGTTCGAGCGTCCCGAGGTAGTCTATTCAATCGGTTTCAGCGGCAGCGTCGATACGATGCTCAATGAAGCGGGCGAGCCGCGTCAGGTCTGGCGTCCAGCGGAAACCGTGCGCGCCATTGCCTATGACACGCCCGTGGTCGGCTGGCGCGGCAAAAGCGTCAACACCCTGCGCCTGTGGCGTGCCCGCGCACTGGATGATCTGCATCTGGAGCGTTTCAACGCCGGCGACCACTTCGGTGCGGTTGCCGAAGTCGTGCGGGCCGAAAGTATTTCCCGCGTCCTCTACCCCAATGATGCAACGGAGGCTGGCCAGGAACTGCGCCTGCGCCAGGAATACTTCTTTGTCTCGGCGTCCTTGCAGGACCTGCTGCGTCGCCACCTGAACATGCACGCGACCCTGATGGATCTGCCCGAGCACGCGGCCATCCAGATGAACGACACCCATCCTTCGATTGCCGTGGCCGAGCTGATGCGACAGCTGATCGACACCCACGGAATCGCCTGGGATGCGGCCTGGAAAATTACCGTGGGCACGCTGAGCTACACCAACCACACCTTGCTGCCCGAAGCGCTGGAAACCTGGTCGGTAGGCCTGATGGAACGCATGCTGCCTCGCCACATGCAGATCATCTACCTGATCAACGCCCAGCACATCGACACCCTGCGCGCCAAAGGTGTGCACGACTTCGACATCCTGCGAGCCGTCTCGCTGATCGAGGAAGACAATGGCCGCCGGGTACGTATGGGCAACCTGGCATTCCTGGGATCGCACAGCATCAACGGCGTTTCCGCGCTGCACACCCAGTTGATGCGCAAGACCGTGTTCGCCGAGCTGCACAAGATTTATCCAGAGCGGATCAATAACAAGACCAACGGCATCACCTTCCGCCGCTGGCTGTACCAGGCCAACCCGAAGCTGACCGAAATGCTGGTGGAAGCCCTGGGCGAAGACGTCCTGGACAGTGCCGAGACACGCCTGATCGAACTGGAACCGTTCGCGGAAAAAAGCTCCTTCCGCAAACAGATGGCCGACCAGCGCCTGCACAGTAAACGCGCACTGGCTGCCATCATTCATGAAAGACTCGGGATCGTGGTCAATCCTGCCGCGATGTTCGATGTGCAGGTCAAGCGTATCCACGAGTACAAGCGCCAGTTGCTGAACCTGTTCCACACCGTCGCGCTGTATCAGGCAATCCGCGCTGAACCCGGTACCGATTGGGTGCCAAGGGTGAAAATCTTCGCGGGCAAGGCCGCGGCCAGCTATCACTCGGCCAAGCTGATCATCAAGCTCGCCAACGACATCGCCCGCACCGTCAACAACGATCCGACCGTGCGCGGCCTGCTCAAAGTGGTGTTCATGCCCAACTACAACGTCAGCCTGGCCGAAAGCATCATTCCGGCAGCCGACCTTTCCGAGCAGATTTCCACTGCCGGCCTGGAGGCTTCCGGGACCAGCAACATGAAATTCGGCCTCAACGGCGCACTGACCATCGGCACGCTGGACGGCGCCAACGTGGAAATGAGCGAGCAGATCGGCCTTGAACATATGTTCATCTTCGGCATGACGTCGCAGGAGGTAGATGCCCGCAAGCAAGCTGGAGATTTCAGCGCTTACGCCGATGTGGCCGCATCCGGCCGCCTCAATGATGTGCTGCAGGCGATTCGCGGCGGCGTGTTCTCACCGGACGATCCGAACCGCTATGCGGGCCTGATCGATCAGTTGCTGGCCTATGACCGCTTCCTGGTCTGCGCCGACTTCGACTCGTACTGGGCCGCCCAGGCCAAGGTCGAGGAACGCTGGCACGACTCCAAGCAATGGTGGCGCTCGGCAGTTCTCAACACGGCGCGCATGGGCTGGTTCTCGTCAGACCGAACCATCCGCGAGTACGCCGGAGAAATCTGGAAAGCCCTGGAGTAA
- a CDS encoding DUF3999 domain-containing protein — MKIAVLGAALCAAMTVNALEKPADFTSQTPLTLIGQGPLYRIELPLALQLNARQANLNDLRVFNADGQAQALALVRKQESHEENPAPKAVKWFPLYTTAEAGDAVPVIRSKRSSDGALIDVQPQSDIEAGEEILRGWLLDTSTIKAPLEQLLIDWSAEREGFQHFSIEASDDLQHWQAWGEGQVARLTFSDEMVEQREVGLPGQNARYLRLLWRSPQNAPTLISAHVMSASPDSPPTTLSWSPTIVGVVGQPNEYVWQLPVDLPVERVKIDISQDNSLAPGTLYGRLDGSQEWQIISSGLLYRLTQNNGEIVQDQLQLSGQSVRQLKLVVDDRGGGLGAQAPGLSVAVPATQVVFRASGNGPFTLAIGHAAAPAVELPLTALIPDFDPQKLTALGKARPAKAPAASAAVAAPPAAESMDYKRMGLWAVLILGTLCLSWIGLSALRASKH; from the coding sequence ATCAAAATCGCTGTGCTCGGCGCAGCCCTGTGCGCAGCGATGACTGTCAACGCCCTGGAAAAACCGGCGGACTTCACCAGCCAGACGCCTTTGACCCTCATCGGCCAAGGCCCGCTTTATCGCATCGAACTGCCTCTGGCACTGCAACTGAACGCCCGGCAGGCCAATCTGAATGATCTTCGTGTATTCAATGCCGATGGCCAGGCTCAAGCCCTTGCGCTTGTACGCAAACAGGAATCCCACGAAGAAAACCCTGCACCAAAAGCCGTGAAGTGGTTCCCGCTGTACACCACAGCCGAAGCGGGTGATGCCGTGCCGGTTATCCGCAGCAAACGCTCCAGCGACGGAGCCCTCATTGATGTACAGCCGCAGAGCGACATAGAAGCGGGTGAAGAGATACTGCGCGGCTGGCTACTGGACACCAGCACGATCAAGGCTCCCCTTGAACAACTGCTGATCGACTGGAGTGCCGAACGCGAAGGCTTCCAACACTTCAGCATCGAGGCCAGCGATGATCTCCAGCACTGGCAGGCCTGGGGCGAAGGACAAGTGGCGCGCCTGACGTTTTCCGATGAGATGGTCGAGCAGCGAGAGGTCGGTCTGCCCGGTCAGAACGCCCGCTACCTGCGCCTGCTGTGGCGCTCACCGCAAAACGCGCCCACCCTGATTTCAGCTCACGTAATGAGCGCCAGCCCCGACAGCCCGCCGACCACTCTGAGCTGGTCGCCAACGATCGTCGGTGTCGTAGGGCAACCCAATGAATATGTCTGGCAGTTGCCGGTCGACCTGCCGGTGGAGCGGGTGAAAATCGACATCAGCCAGGACAACAGCCTGGCACCCGGCACGCTCTATGGCCGACTTGATGGCAGTCAGGAATGGCAGATCATCAGCAGCGGCCTGCTGTATCGCCTGACCCAGAACAATGGCGAGATTGTGCAGGATCAGTTGCAGCTCTCAGGGCAGAGCGTGCGGCAATTGAAACTGGTCGTCGATGATCGCGGCGGCGGTCTGGGCGCACAGGCTCCAGGGCTGAGCGTTGCCGTGCCTGCGACTCAGGTAGTGTTCCGAGCCAGCGGCAACGGGCCGTTTACCCTCGCCATCGGACATGCTGCAGCACCGGCAGTCGAACTGCCGCTGACGGCACTGATACCCGACTTCGATCCGCAGAAACTGACGGCGCTGGGCAAGGCCAGGCCGGCCAAGGCGCCTGCTGCCAGCGCAGCGGTTGCTGCACCGCCAGCGGCTGAAAGCATGGACTACAAGCGCATGGGCCTGTGGGCCGTGCTGATACTGGGCACGCTATGCCTGAGCTGGATCGGTCTGAGTGCCCTGCGAGCCTCAAAACATTGA
- a CDS encoding class 1 fructose-bisphosphatase, whose protein sequence is MSRVTLSRFLIEQTRSNNTPADLRFLIEVVARACKEISHAVSKGALGGVLGSMGTENVQGEVQKKLDVISNEILLEANEWGGHLAGMASEEMDNAYQIPGKYPKGAYLLVFDPLDGSSNIDINAPVGTIFSVLRCPSEYLSQNEALNEKAFLQPGTEQVAAGYAIYGPQTMLVLTLGDGVKGFTLDREMGSFVLTHEDLKIPTSTQEFAVNMSNQRHWEAPVQRYVEELLAGEEGPLKKNYNMRWVAAMVADVHRILTRGGLFMYPRDSREPSKPGKLRLMYEANPMSFLVEQAGGASTDGHQRILDIQPEGLHQRVAVFLGSKEEVERATAYHKE, encoded by the coding sequence ATGTCCCGCGTTACACTGAGTCGCTTTTTGATTGAGCAGACCCGCAGCAACAATACTCCTGCCGATCTGCGTTTCCTGATCGAAGTAGTGGCGCGAGCATGCAAGGAAATCAGCCATGCCGTTTCCAAGGGCGCACTGGGCGGCGTCCTCGGCAGCATGGGTACCGAGAACGTACAGGGCGAAGTGCAGAAAAAGCTCGACGTGATCTCCAACGAAATCCTGCTTGAAGCCAACGAATGGGGCGGCCACCTGGCTGGCATGGCGTCCGAAGAAATGGACAACGCCTACCAGATCCCGGGCAAATACCCGAAAGGCGCTTACCTGCTGGTATTCGATCCGCTGGACGGCTCCTCGAACATCGACATCAACGCCCCGGTCGGTACGATCTTCTCGGTTCTGCGCTGCCCTAGCGAATACCTGAGCCAGAACGAAGCCTTGAACGAAAAGGCCTTCCTGCAACCGGGCACCGAGCAGGTCGCAGCCGGTTATGCCATCTACGGCCCGCAGACCATGCTGGTCCTGACCCTGGGCGACGGCGTGAAAGGCTTCACCCTGGACCGTGAAATGGGCAGCTTCGTGCTGACCCACGAAGACCTCAAGATCCCGACGTCCACTCAGGAATTCGCGGTCAACATGTCCAACCAGCGTCACTGGGAAGCTCCGGTACAGCGCTACGTCGAAGAGTTGCTGGCTGGCGAAGAAGGCCCGCTGAAAAAGAACTACAACATGCGCTGGGTTGCCGCGATGGTTGCCGACGTGCATCGCATCCTGACCCGTGGCGGTCTGTTCATGTATCCACGCGACAGCCGCGAGCCTTCCAAGCCGGGCAAACTGCGCCTGATGTACGAAGCCAACCCGATGTCCTTCCTGGTCGAACAGGCAGGCGGCGCATCCACCGATGGCCATCAGCGCATCCTCGACATCCAGCCTGAAGGCCTGCACCAGCGTGTAGCCGTCTTCCTGGGTTCCAAAGAGGAAGTCGAGCGCGCCACGGCGTACCACAAGGAATAA
- a CDS encoding DUF924 family protein, translating into MSAPWLPLLQWWFGSAESASEVVKAREKLWFGKSRATDTEARERFGELVEQALTGGLKEWAENPKGWLALVLLLDQLPRMIHRDTPKAFAGDERAQALVQHGLKLGRDQHLEPLERTFIYLVLEHSENLDVQNQAITCFGKLLPLLPATDRDYFNQSLDYAERHQKIIARFGRFPHRNDILGRASTDEEIEFLKTPGSSF; encoded by the coding sequence ATGTCCGCTCCCTGGCTACCTCTGCTGCAATGGTGGTTCGGCTCTGCCGAATCCGCCAGCGAAGTGGTGAAGGCCAGGGAGAAATTGTGGTTCGGCAAGAGCCGGGCCACTGACACCGAAGCTCGTGAGCGCTTCGGTGAGCTGGTCGAACAGGCGCTGACTGGCGGCCTCAAGGAGTGGGCAGAAAACCCCAAGGGCTGGCTGGCACTGGTCCTGCTGCTCGATCAGTTGCCCCGCATGATCCATCGCGACACACCCAAGGCATTTGCCGGCGATGAACGCGCTCAGGCACTGGTGCAACACGGCCTGAAACTGGGTCGAGATCAGCATCTGGAACCCCTTGAACGCACCTTCATCTATCTGGTGCTGGAGCACAGCGAAAACCTGGACGTGCAGAACCAGGCCATCACCTGCTTTGGCAAACTGCTTCCCCTGCTGCCTGCCACCGACCGCGATTACTTCAATCAGAGCCTTGATTACGCTGAGCGTCATCAGAAAATCATTGCCCGCTTCGGTCGCTTCCCCCATCGCAACGACATTCTCGGCCGTGCCTCGACCGATGAAGAGATCGAGTTTCTGAAGACGCCCGGCTCAAGCTTTTAG
- the bamE gene encoding outer membrane protein assembly factor BamE domain-containing protein, translating to MSLRSLALLSFCVLLTACSKITQENYSKLSAGMPKAQVESLLGSPTECSGALGMSSCTWGDQKTFISVQYAGDKVLIFSGQGLK from the coding sequence ATGTCTTTGCGCTCTCTCGCGTTACTGTCGTTTTGCGTGCTGCTGACTGCCTGCAGCAAGATCACTCAAGAGAATTACTCCAAGCTTTCCGCTGGCATGCCCAAGGCGCAGGTCGAAAGCCTGCTGGGCAGCCCGACTGAATGTTCCGGCGCACTGGGGATGTCCAGTTGCACCTGGGGCGACCAGAAAACCTTTATCAGCGTGCAATATGCGGGCGACAAAGTGCTTATTTTCTCGGGCCAAGGTCTGAAATAA
- a CDS encoding lipocalin family protein — translation MIKLLLRFGILVMASFLAIGFAHSADNLEPKTVDSVDLNRYQGTWYELARLPMFFQRNCAQSEAHYTLKPDGNIGVTNRCRTIEGKWQEATGTASPQVPGKTDKLWVVFDNWFSRLLPGLAKGDYWVLAIGDDYKTAVVGNPDRKYLWLLSRTPTVSEQVKQDMMSKARQQGYDTSRLIWREDNSKIGK, via the coding sequence ATGATCAAGCTACTTCTACGCTTCGGTATTCTCGTCATGGCCAGCTTCCTGGCCATCGGTTTCGCGCATTCTGCAGACAACCTCGAACCCAAGACCGTCGACAGTGTCGACCTGAACCGCTATCAGGGCACCTGGTATGAACTGGCGCGGCTGCCCATGTTTTTCCAGCGCAACTGCGCGCAGTCCGAAGCGCATTACACGCTCAAGCCTGACGGTAATATCGGCGTAACCAACCGCTGCCGGACAATCGAAGGCAAATGGCAGGAAGCAACCGGCACCGCCTCGCCACAAGTACCGGGCAAGACCGACAAGCTGTGGGTGGTTTTCGACAACTGGTTCTCACGACTGCTGCCGGGTCTGGCAAAAGGCGACTACTGGGTTCTGGCCATCGGTGACGACTACAAGACTGCCGTGGTCGGCAATCCTGATCGCAAATACCTGTGGCTGCTGTCCCGCACGCCAACCGTGTCGGAGCAGGTCAAGCAGGACATGATGAGCAAGGCACGCCAGCAGGGTTACGACACCAGCCGGCTGATCTGGCGTGAGGATAATTCAAAGATCGGGAAGTGA
- a CDS encoding formimidoylglutamate deiminase — MPAFFAERALLPGGWADNVRLEVSAEGLLSSVQANADRQGAESVCGPLLPGMPNLHSHAFQRAMAGLAEVAGNPSDSFWTWRDLMYRLVGKISAPQVGVIARQLYIEMLKGGFTSVAEFHYVHQDTNGKPYADPAELALQISQAAISAGIGLTLLPVLYSHSGFGGQAPNEGQRRFIHSTDSYLDLQARLKPVIASQAAQNLGLCFHSLRAVTPQQISEVLAASDRQCPIHIHIAEQQKEVDDCLSWSGRRPLQWLYENVAVDQRWCLVHATHAEPDEVALMAQSGSVAGLCLTTEANLGDGIFPAVDYIAQGGRWGIGSDSHVSVSVVEELRWLEYGQRLRDQRRNRLYRSDQPMVGRTLFDAALSGGAQALGQGIGKLEVGQRADWIVLDGSDPYLETASGDAILNRWLFAGGDRQVRDVLVKGRWVVREGHHAAEEESSRAFAQVLRELLG; from the coding sequence ATGCCAGCCTTCTTTGCCGAGCGCGCATTACTACCTGGTGGTTGGGCCGATAATGTCCGTCTGGAGGTCAGTGCCGAGGGTTTATTGAGTTCGGTGCAGGCCAATGCTGACCGGCAGGGCGCCGAGTCTGTCTGCGGCCCGTTGCTGCCCGGCATGCCGAATCTGCACTCCCATGCGTTCCAGCGTGCGATGGCGGGTTTGGCGGAAGTGGCAGGCAACCCCAGCGACAGCTTCTGGACCTGGCGCGACCTCATGTATCGACTGGTCGGAAAGATCAGCGCGCCGCAGGTGGGCGTCATCGCCCGTCAGCTCTATATCGAGATGCTCAAGGGCGGTTTCACCTCGGTCGCGGAGTTTCACTACGTCCATCAGGACACCAACGGCAAACCTTATGCCGATCCTGCCGAGCTGGCCTTGCAGATCAGCCAGGCCGCCATATCGGCGGGCATTGGCCTGACATTGCTGCCGGTGCTCTACAGCCATTCGGGCTTTGGCGGGCAAGCGCCAAACGAAGGGCAGCGCCGGTTTATCCACAGCACCGACAGCTATCTGGATTTGCAGGCCCGCCTCAAACCGGTCATCGCCAGTCAGGCGGCGCAGAACCTGGGTCTGTGTTTCCACTCGTTGCGCGCCGTTACTCCGCAGCAGATCAGCGAAGTGCTGGCCGCCAGTGACCGGCAGTGCCCGATACACATCCACATCGCCGAGCAACAGAAGGAAGTCGATGATTGCCTGAGCTGGAGCGGGAGACGTCCGTTGCAGTGGCTGTATGAAAACGTGGCCGTGGATCAGCGCTGGTGCCTGGTGCATGCCACCCATGCCGAGCCGGATGAAGTCGCCCTCATGGCGCAAAGCGGCAGCGTTGCCGGTTTGTGCCTGACCACGGAAGCCAACCTCGGCGACGGTATTTTCCCGGCCGTGGACTACATCGCTCAGGGCGGTCGTTGGGGGATTGGCTCGGACAGCCATGTGTCGGTGAGTGTGGTCGAAGAACTTCGCTGGCTGGAATACGGCCAGCGTCTTCGGGATCAGCGCCGCAACCGGTTGTATCGCAGCGATCAGCCCATGGTCGGTCGAACCCTGTTCGATGCGGCATTGAGCGGCGGCGCGCAGGCGTTGGGGCAGGGCATCGGCAAGCTTGAGGTCGGGCAGCGCGCAGACTGGATAGTGCTGGATGGCTCGGACCCGTATCTGGAAACCGCCTCCGGCGATGCAATCCTCAACCGCTGGCTGTTTGCGGGCGGTGATCGGCAGGTTCGCGATGTGCTGGTCAAGGGCCGCTGGGTAGTGCGCGAAGGGCACCATGCGGCAGAAGAGGAAAGCAGCCGGGCGTTTGCGCAGGTGCTTCGGGAGTTGCTGGGCTAG
- the hutC gene encoding histidine utilization repressor, protein MGESPAPLYARVKQMIALQIQNGTWPPHHRVPSESELVTQLGFSRMTINRALRELTAEGLLVRMQGVGTFVAEPKSQSALFEVHNIADEIATRGHRHTCKVIILKEESAGSERALALDMREGQKVFHSLIVHFENDIPVQIEDRFVNALVAPDYLKQDFTQQTPYAYLSQVAPLTEGEHVVEAILADADECQLLQIDAGEPCLLIRRRTWSGRQPVTAARLIHPGSRHRLEGRFTK, encoded by the coding sequence ATGGGCGAAAGTCCGGCACCGCTCTATGCCCGCGTCAAACAGATGATTGCCCTGCAAATCCAGAACGGCACCTGGCCGCCGCATCATCGCGTGCCCTCGGAAAGCGAACTGGTGACCCAACTGGGTTTCAGCCGCATGACCATCAACCGGGCCTTGCGCGAGCTGACCGCCGAAGGCCTGCTGGTGCGCATGCAGGGCGTCGGTACTTTCGTCGCCGAACCCAAAAGCCAGTCGGCGCTGTTTGAAGTCCACAACATTGCTGACGAGATCGCCACGCGAGGCCACAGGCACACCTGCAAGGTCATCATTCTCAAGGAAGAATCCGCTGGCTCCGAGCGGGCGCTGGCACTGGACATGCGCGAAGGCCAGAAGGTGTTTCACTCGTTGATCGTGCACTTTGAAAACGATATCCCGGTGCAGATCGAGGACCGTTTCGTCAATGCGCTGGTGGCTCCTGACTACCTCAAGCAGGACTTCACCCAACAGACGCCTTACGCCTATCTGTCGCAAGTCGCTCCGCTCACCGAAGGCGAGCATGTGGTCGAAGCGATACTGGCCGATGCCGACGAGTGCCAGTTGCTGCAAATCGATGCAGGCGAGCCGTGCCTGCTGATTCGTCGCCGGACATGGTCAGGACGCCAACCGGTTACCGCCGCGCGCCTGATTCACCCCGGCTCCCGCCATCGCCTGGAAGGACGCTTCACCAAATGA
- a CDS encoding HutD/Ves family protein, which produces MTQTRTLRAIDYPRMPWKNGGGSTEEIARDGGQDLDGFGWRLSIADIETSGDFSVFAGYQRIISVIQGAGMTLDIDGVTSRPLLPTDPLAFSGDSQVSCALLDGPIRDFNLIYAPQRYSARLHWIDVRQPQRVFSSASTFLLFSVAEQIGVSVNDGLWEILGRNDCLQVDNPGGLLEIELQAPSASRCCLIELSALRV; this is translated from the coding sequence ATGACCCAGACCAGAACCCTGCGCGCCATCGATTACCCTCGCATGCCCTGGAAAAACGGCGGCGGCAGCACCGAAGAAATTGCTCGCGATGGGGGGCAGGACCTGGACGGCTTCGGCTGGCGCCTGTCGATTGCAGACATCGAGACGTCTGGCGACTTTTCAGTGTTTGCCGGTTATCAGCGGATCATCTCCGTAATCCAGGGGGCTGGCATGACCCTGGATATCGACGGTGTAACCAGCCGCCCCTTGCTACCAACCGACCCGCTGGCCTTCAGTGGCGACAGCCAGGTCAGTTGCGCTCTGCTCGACGGCCCTATTCGTGATTTCAACCTGATCTATGCTCCACAGCGTTACAGTGCCCGCCTGCACTGGATCGATGTGCGTCAGCCACAGAGGGTGTTCAGCTCCGCCAGCACTTTTTTGCTGTTCAGCGTTGCCGAGCAGATCGGCGTCAGCGTGAATGACGGGCTCTGGGAAATCCTTGGCAGAAACGACTGCCTGCAAGTGGACAACCCAGGCGGCCTGCTGGAAATCGAGTTACAAGCACCCAGCGCCAGCCGCTGCTGCCTCATCGAGTTGAGCGCCTTGCGCGTTTGA